Sequence from the Clostridium butyricum genome:
CATTATTCTTGCTGCACTTTTTCGTTTTTAAAGATCTCTATTTAATTTATTACAATTTAAACTTCTGTATAACTTCACTTAAAGAATCTGAAACATTCTTCTCATTAACAACTAATTTTGATATATTGTTAAGTATGTCTGAAACTTTATCAATATTATCTATAATCTCTCCACTATTCTCAGATGTATTTTGTGATGATTCTGCAATACTTACTACTGTTTTTCCTACTTCTTGTAATATATTTTTTATATTAGCAGACATTTCAGCAAGTTTGTTAGACAATTCTTCTATATTATCAGCATCATTACCATATTGCTTTGATGCATTAACAAAGGTCTGATAATCTGGAGTAACATTTTCATTTATAAATAATAACATCTCTTTTGAATCATTAGTTAACTTACTGAATGCACCCTCAACCTTCTGCGTTGTCTCTATAATTTGTTTTACTGTATCACTTGTTTCATTTGCTAAACTTCCTATTTCTGAAGCAACTACAGCAAATCCTCTCCCTTGTTCTCCTGCCCTTGCTGCTTCTATTGATGCATTTAATGAAAGAAGGTTTACCTGTTCTGCTATTGATGAGATAGCTTCTGCCATAGTTCCAATCATTGCAACTACCTTAGCATTTTCTATGCTTTTGTTTAAATTATCCTCATGAACTTTAGATAAATTCACAGCTTTGTTATACGATTCTAGTGTATTAGTTTCTATTTTTTTTACTCTATATTTTATATCACTTGATATTTTATAACTATTATCTGCTTCATCAACCAATACATCAAGAGCTGCATTTACTTCTTCTACTGATGCATTTAACTCTTCTATAGCTGCACTGGTAGTCATAACCTCTTCATTTATTGTTTTTATTGCATCCTCTACTTTATTATAGTTTTCAGATAACTCTATAGTTGTAGTATGTAAACTTTCACTTTCTGATGATATTTCTCTAGAACTATCTGCAACACTTTGGATAATCTGCTTATTTTCTCTAAGCATTTTATTTAAATTATCACCCATTTGTCCAAGTTCATCTTCTGTTTTAATATCTATTTCTTCCGTAGTAAAATCACCTTCTGCAAGGCTTAAGGCAAATGAGTTTACTTTTTTAATATTCTTAGTCACATAACTTATAGTTTTTATAATTGCAATTATTGATAATATTATTGCTACTACACATATA
This genomic interval carries:
- a CDS encoding methyl-accepting chemotaxis protein, encoding MKMRKISTKMLCVLVTINILIMTLILSISYETSRGILESQIQKNMDSELVVDTNLIKGQMDQVEKMAEQLARNVESTYKTTNIDQYEQYIGKVIFQSDLVIGSGIWFEPYVYSGNEEFMGPYIYKDNGAPVLTYEYSNAEYNYFNYDWYKEGKNNKETSAHFTELYHDEVSNQIMSTCAVPMYDNGKFIGVISVDIGISSIQNLVNEIKVGESGAAQLIDPNGKYITHNDSDKIMKTSIKDDSDTNMAELGKNMFKGEGQGHEKVKLNGENFNVYYKTIDELGWKLLLKVPESEINRPVRNLLFKLGFICVVAIILSIIAIIKTISYVTKNIKKVNSFALSLAEGDFTTEEIDIKTEDELGQMGDNLNKMLRENKQIIQSVADSSREISSESESLHTTTIELSENYNKVEDAIKTINEEVMTTSAAIEELNASVEEVNAALDVLVDEADNSYKISSDIKYRVKKIETNTLESYNKAVNLSKVHEDNLNKSIENAKVVAMIGTMAEAISSIAEQVNLLSLNASIEAARAGEQGRGFAVVASEIGSLANETSDTVKQIIETTQKVEGAFSKLTNDSKEMLLFINENVTPDYQTFVNASKQYGNDADNIEELSNKLAEMSANIKNILQEVGKTVVSIAESSQNTSENSGEIIDNIDKVSDILNNISKLVVNEKNVSDSLSEVIQKFKL